From Aegilops tauschii subsp. strangulata cultivar AL8/78 chromosome 5, Aet v6.0, whole genome shotgun sequence:
ATCTAGTTTCAAAGACCTCGTCGCAAAGAATTCAACAGTGAAGACGGATCTGAATTCCGACGCGGGTTTGAAAGATATGGCTTCTTAAAAATTCGGAAAACCAAAATAATTGTACGTGAAGCTGTTTCTTTCAAATTGGACTAACCAATGTGAACACATTAAATACTGATAACGACATGCACTAGCAGACAAAAAAACAACTCATGCATGGCAAGAAAGCCCGGCCGCTCGTTCTCTCCAGTTAGCGCGCGGCCACTTTTTAGATTTTGGGTTAAAACAAACTTCTACAATCGGTTGTGTTAAAATTAAAATTTGATGCACAAATACAATGTTATACAATCGGTTCTCTTAGAATTAGAATTAAAATTCTGCGACATGCTATAGTGCCACTTGATTAATTTAAAAGAAAAAGAAGCCTGGTCTGCATGCTTATTGGCAGGACAATTTTGCCACCACATGCGCCCATTTTAAATATGGACTTGGATTAGAGTCACCTTCCTCTATTTAAGAGGTGCTTGGATGGGATCCTCTCCTCAGCGAGGAGCCAAAACCACTTCTCTTTCCTATATTCCCGTCCCTGGAGCTGCAGGGTCTTCGCCTCCTGGTAAGTTCAGTGTTGCTGCTCTTGCTTCGTAGTTTGCCCATGAATGTTTTTGTTATGGAAGTAGTCCGGGTGTTAGGAAATGTTAGATGTCTCACCTAGTTCTTCAAGAAATATTTTCAGATATTGGCCTTGTCTTCATGAGAAAAATTCACTTTTACTTCCTGCCTGTATATGTTCCTATAGAATGAAAAACAATATGTCATGAATATTATTCGTAAATCCAACTGGATCGTGGAGGGGATTCTTGCTTATGTGGTGCGCGCCTTAGGGGCTTTGCTGACTGATTAAGTGGAGGTGGTTAATATGGTTTTAGATAGAGAAAAGTATGTTTTTCGTCTCTTAACTTTACAAAAAGTATACAACTGGTCCCTCAAAATTTTTGGGCGATATTTGCTCCCTCAAGTTTCAAAACCGGAGACATTTGATCAAAAACCAAAAATGCGTAAAAGAACCCTGACGTGTCACTCTCTATCATACAGTCACATCTACGCCGGCCGCAAGCACGCAAGCTCGCCTGTGGCACACACACACGCGAGCAGTTTGCTGCAGCCTAGCACGCACACCACGCCGGGGCACAACAAACGCACGCCTGCATGCTACAGTACGCCACACGCACTCACGTCGCCATGTTCAGGCAAGCCGGCAACACACAACACACCCACACACGCCACCGCACACCACGCCGGCagcacacgcacgcacgcacgcacaacACGCCGGCAGCGCACGCACACCACACGCGAGCAGTTTGCTAGACGCACCACGCGCACGTTGACCATGGTACGGGGGCGGCTAGAGAGCCCCACGGGCACCAATCCACGGAGGGTGGGGTGGATCCACGGGAGGGAGGGGCGCTGATCTAGGCCGGCGGCGCTCATCCGCATGGAGATGGGACGGGAAGGGGGCGGTTGGGAACTACGCTCATCTGCGTGGAGATGGGCGGGGAAGGGAGCTGTTGATGAACCCTGGCGGGGCGACTCGGGTTCATAGCGGCGGTGGTGCAGGCCCCTGTTTTCGCCGGCTGAGAGAGAGGGGAGAACAAAAGAGAATACCAGTGACACGTCAACGGTCTTTTCCACATTTCTGGTTTTGGACCGAATGTGTCCGGCTTTAAGACTTAAGGGACCAAATGTCGTCCAAAAATTCTTGAGGGACTAATTATATACTTTTGGTAATTTGAGGGACTAAAAACATATTTTTCTTTCTTAAATAGCGCGCTATATCTTCGTTATAGCACGCTATAGCATTTAGAAGAGGTCCTGCGTTAAGGGTCTTTTGTCTAAACACATGAGCAAACATTTTAAATACTTGCACGCTATAGCATTTAGAAGCGGTCCATCGCTAAGAGGCTTTGCGTGCTATTTAAatttttttgtgtttttgttaTTCCAGTTATTAAGTTGTTCAGTGCAGAAACAATATCTTGTATTCATGGGCCAGAAAAAATAGTATTGGCAGTGAAAAACGGAATACCTGTTGTATTTCTACGGATATAATTCTGTAGTTTTAGACTTTTGACTACTTTCTACCAACAACTGTATTGACAAACATTAAATCTAAGATATTGTCTTACTGAAGGCTTTCCCAAATAAGAATAACGACACCCAATGGAGTACCTGTTTGAGAAAATGTCCTCGTCCGATAAGGATGCAAAGCCCATGCAACTGCATTTGTTAAAAACAATCACGGAGGATTTTTCAGAGAAGATGAAAGTTGGTGGTGGTGGTTATGGAGAAGTTTACAAGGTAGGAATGGTTAATCATATAATGTTTAATTTGTTCTAGAACTAATCATTTTGTACCTTTTGATTATCGGATGGTAGCTCTAACAACCAAGGTCTTGATCCATATGAACAGGGAGTGCTTAATGGGGACGAAATAGCTGTCAAGAAGCTTTTTCCCGTCCCTGGACTTAACGATGAGGCATTTGAAAATGAATTCCGTAACCTTAAGAAGGTTCAACATGAAAATATCATTCGTATGATTGGTTACTGCTATGAGATAGCACATAAAGATGTTGAGTACGAAGGAAAATTAGTTTTCTCAGCAGTAATAGAGAGAGCTCTCTGCTTTGAATATATGAAGGGAGGAAGCCTGGCGAAGCATATTTCTGGTATGATGGTGCTCTACCTCAATTCTGCTATACCATTTACCATGTTGTGTCTGTGACAAACACATTTTTCATTCTGCATGCAGACAAGTCCTGCATACTTGATTGGCCAACAACGTACAAAATAATTCATGGGACTTGCGAGGGCCTGCACTACCTTCATAAGGGACAAGTACAGAAGATTTTTCATCTAGACTTAAAGCCGGATAATGTATTGCTGGATGAAAATTTTGTGCCCAAAATAGGAGATTTTGGTTTGTCCAAGCTCTTTGGTACATCATATACTCACCAAATAAGTGCTATGAAAGGAACGGTGTAAGTTCGCATAATGCTCATGTGTAGATAGCTCAGTCCAGTTTATAAACATTTTAGTGAGCATATATTCTACATGTTATCATGCAGTGGGTtcatgccgcaagaatacatacACAATCGCAAGGTCTCACCAAAGAATGACGTTTTCAGTCTTGGAGTCATAATTTTCCACATGATGGCGGGAGAAAAGGGATACGGTGATTATTGGGATGCGCGTCGTCGTCCAAATTTTTCAAAACTAATTCAACAAGATTTTATCGACAGTGTAAGAAAATGCATTTGTCTTTTTTTAACAGATTGGTGTGCCTTACCCTCTTTTGATGTGAGTGATATATAGATACACAATGTATATTGCAACTTGACAGGTACAAGAATACTGGAAAACAAAGATGCAGGCAACCAAAGGTTATAGATGGGACGAAGCAGACCTCCTAGGGGTAACGAAATGTATTGACATGGCAATGCGTTGTGTGGAGGACGACCGAGACAAGCGACCTTACATGACTGAAATTATCAGCGAGCTCAAGGAACTAGACTCTAAAGTCGGGGAGATGTTAAATAAAGATCCAAAACCAACTATACACCCGTTGGTATGTATATAACCTtcatttcatactcatgcccgtacTCATATATGTTCACTGGGtaatatgtatgtatgtatagtTGCTGAACACTGGCTATCACTAGTTAGCTAATACCTTGAACTTTTGTCTTTGTAGAGAAACTGTGTCAATGGTTTGGGAGCGTTGAAACAGAATAAAAGTCCCAACAATTTGGGAAAGGATATTGTGGTGGATCCGTCCCTGGAACTCTGCTTCCCATTTGAGCCAAACAAGGACATACGGTGCTGCCTGCAGCTCATCAACAAGGTGGCATCCAGCCACATTGCTTTTAATATAAACACCGATGTAGAAAAGTATCTTGCACAACCACACAAAGGGATCATTGcaccatattccaaatgttacaTCACCCTAACATTGCGAGAAGAAGAGGTGGCATTGCCGAATATGCAGTGCTTTGACATGTTGGTTGTGCAGACCGTAAGAGTGAGCAAGCACTTCACGTCCGATGAAATAACTCAAGACTTCCTTCAAAACATCAGCGCCATGGATGAGGTGATATTGCCGATTCATTATGTTGGATTGGACCAGTAATTTGCAGCACTTTTATTTTTGGTAAGTGTTTATCTAAACTCAAAGAGAAGGACTTCACAAATTAATGAATTATTGCACATGTATGCTAAGTTAAATTCCTTTCCCTGATATATTTTAGTTAAAATTTCAGGAAAAATAAGAGAGTTTTCAGCCTTCCAACCGGAAAGAGACTTCAGGACAGGCAGAGCATCAGAAAATAATAAACATCAATCACCATTGTCTCTTTATGACTATACTGGAAGACTACCGTTTGTTAAGTATTTGATTTACTTATTTCTACATCAGTTGTGGGGACTCCCCATCTACTTGTATTTTCTATATTATTCCAAAAAGATGGACCGTAAGTGACCGTCTGCATTGTTTTTCACTTAGAATAAAAATTAGAGTGGTTTTATTTAAATTGTACTGTTTCAGATATACATTCGGTGCTTCTTTGATGAAAACTGCCATGTTGATCATTTAGGCATTGTTACAGTACATCAATTTTGTTCTACATGTTGGTTTTGGTTTGTGACTGATAGTTGCAGAAAAATTATAGAGGTTGGTACATGATTGCGGCTTGCGGCTGGTTtagagagggtgtgtgtgtgggggggggggggggggggggactagCAGAAAGCCACAAAATGAATATATCAAGTTTGATTGTTGGATGCAGCATGGAGATTCCTTTTTTCTACCCTTGTTTCTTTGTGAAGTGCAGGTTTATGGTTTTTCAGATGATGCTCCGTTCTACTTCTGTTAGTAAAGACTGTAtgtgtttctttgaaaaaaaGTTATCACATTTATTTGCCATGTAATGTTAAGATTGGATGATTGTAATGTTTGGAAGTGTATGTACATTTTACATGTTATGTCAGCACATGATGTGTCAACTTAATTTAAAGAAATTCAAAAGTGTTCTAATAGATAATGTGTTATAACGTTTTTTTATaggatctagttttaaatatcaATACAAACTGATATTTCCGTAAAATTGGACAATATAGGTACTGGTGATTGACATTTTAGTGTAGGGATGTGAAAGAGCATCTTTTCCCAACGTTCATTTTGGTACTTGATGACGAAAAATTAAGGGATTAATTTTGTGCTAAGTGTAATGACATGTTTTAGACCGAAAAAGTTAGTTAGTCGGCGACCATCGACGACCAACAAAATGGAAAATAAGACAATTGCTTTCTAGAGGATTGTTTTTGATTCCCTATTCCGGGTGATGGTCGGAGTGTCCGGGCACCGGAGTGTTTGAAGCTTTCTTCAAGGGCCCTAGAAAAATGTTTCTGCCATGGACCGGAGTACCTAGGGTGACTTAAAGTATCCAAGACTCAGATGTCCTTGGGTGATGATCAGAATCTCCGCGTATGGCTAGACGCAGAGTCGAATTTTGACGCGAGTTTGACGATAGCGTAAGTGAATGTCGAATCTCCGCGTGTGGCTAGACGCAGAGTCGAATTTTGACGCAAGTTTGACGATAGCGTAAGTGAATGTCCGGAGTCTTTTGATGTAATATTTTTCATGCAATGGGCAGATTCTGGCCAAGCCTATTTAATTCTTCTCCTTCATGAAAAGGGCATCCATTTGCTATCCCCACTCTCCATTGCCGCCATTTTGGTTGATTCTTGACAACAGAGAGAGATTTGAGAGTGAACTGAGAGGGAATCTAATCCATGTTGAGATCTAACTAGTCTCCCACTGTTTATACAAAATATGCTAGAATTTGAGAAAGTTTCCAAGACTCCTTCGACCTTGATACTCTTGGAGGTGGAGATTTCAAGGCGGTGGTCAGATTTGTGGCTGCGGGATTTGTGGAGGTTGTTTACTTCTTTTTTGAGAAACACAATATGGACACATACACTCACATACATGTATATACACTCATCTATATGAACGCATGCATGTACGTAAACCCTAACCCTATGAGGACCTCTGACAGACTAAGACGACATGTCCTGAGATTAATGAAGAAAATACAAGCACCTCAGCccacccccccaccccccccccccccccccccccccccccacacacacacatctTTCACTCTGGCGGCAGGAGGGGGTGGTGACCTTAGGGCTTCGGTCTGGTGGTGGTACGGTTAGTAATAAGTTTAGGATTTTTTTCTGATCGGCGGCACTAAGATGATTGTGTTGCTACTGGCATGGAACAAGGCCCCCTCTCCTCACCCCCATTCTCATGTTGTTTGTCTTGTTTGCGCTACGTGGTTGTGCGTCTTACATTGGTCCTTCTAGTCCATTTCCAATCGACGAAGGCACACATACATTTTTTTTGCCTGGCTTTTTTTATATCAGTGTGGTATAGCAGACGAGAGCTCCTGTTCCACAGGCCACGTGCTGGATACGGAGCAAACGTGTGTCACGCTCTAGCGAGAGTTATTGCATATGGCCCAAGTAGTGTTAGTTGCTGCTATTCACTTGCGTGTCGTTTGCTGGCTGCTTGTCTTTCAATTTTTTCTTGTCGATGCTTTAAGaaaaaaaagaatgaaaaaaaGGAACTATAAAAAATGTTCGGCAATATATAAAGTgttcaaaaaatttaaaaatgtcatgaattttataaaatattcaAAAATACAAACAGTTCATGAATTTATAAAATATTTGCAGATTCAAGAATATTCATGAATGTTTgttgatttaaaaaatgttcacaaattcaaaaataattggCGAATTGAAAAATTAAAACGAGTTTAAAAATAtccatgatttatttatttattttcaagTATGATTTATTTTCACACGTTATTTTTTAATATGAAAAATATTCGTGTACTTACAAAATTATGAATTTCAAAAAAATAATGAATTCAatttgttttttgaattttaaAATTGTCACGCATTTTTAAACATGATTgtaaattttaaaaatgttaatgaAATTTTGAAATCTTGTATATTTAGGAAATGTTCACGGATTCAAAGAAAAATCGTCCCTTTGGAAACATAGAAAAGTAAAAATTCGAAAAGCAATAAAATCAAAAGAAAACTGGCAGAAAGGACAcagaaaataagaagaaaaacAGGTTCAGCGCTTCCCAAAACCAGTGCGAAGCACAAAGATTGTGCGGGCTAGGCCGAGCGAGAAATATTGTGCAGTACTATGTTTAGTGGCATGGAGGCCCATCATCTTGTTCATGACGGACGGAGAAGAGATGGGTGGACTGGAGGCGGAGCGCCGCCAGCATCTCCGTCCATCTCCGTCCTCTGCTTTCTGAACCCCAACCAGGACAATTCGTGGGCAAATCTTTCATCCTTTGGAAGCAAACTGCTGATGAAGCCCTGCTGACAAAGGCATTGCAGGTAATTATTTTTCGACATTTTTTTTAATCCAAAGGGATCCAACTCTCGTGCACGGGCCGCCGTCATCACCAGCACCAGCAGACAGAACCCTGGAGCACCGGCAGATCAGCGAGCCGCCGGCACCACTGCATCCAGATCGCCGGCCACGCCGGGCCGCCGCCATCCCCCGCGCCGTCCGGGTCAGAGACGAAGCCGCCGACCGTGCACAAGGGACCACCGCCGCCTGCACACGCTGGAGCGCCGCCGAGAGCCCTGCGCCCGCCACCGCTTGCCGACGCCAACCGCCGCTCGAGCACTGGCGCCACCGTGGAGCCATCAGATCGGGGAGGAAGACGTCGCGCGCCGACTACCCTCGCGAACCCCGCCGCACGCCCGAGCGTCGGCGCCACCGTGGCGCCATCAGATCGAGAGAAGGAGgagcccgcgcctcgccgccccgcgcagaccacgccgccgccaacgccgcagCGCCACCAAACAGGGGATGCATGCCGCCCAGATCCGCCGGCGGCCCGACCTGCCGCCGAGCCGAGCGCCGCCGCGAGGGCCGGCCGTCCCGCGCCGTCCAGGAGCCtcgcgagggggagagagccccgccgccgccgccacacgcagtggcggagccagggGGGACGAGCAGGGGCCAGCCCCCCAACGATCACGAAAACCCTTACCAGGTCCTAGTAATTAGCGATACGTACCTTTTTTTTTTGAGAAGGTAGCGGTACGTACCTTTTTTTTTAGAAGAACAACGCACTTTATTTCATGTCATAATGTTTTGGGGAATACAAAGATGGTCCGGAGGACCGTTGAGCCACACATGACGGCCGTTTAGGATAGTTGGTTGACAGGTATATCTTAACATGGTATCAGACCTGAGGTCTTGGGTTCAAGTCTCAGTCCCCGCATTTCCCCAATCATTTATCCTTGGCCACGTcgggagtgggggggggggggggggggggggtgttgatcATTCCATATCCATATCGGATGTGAATGGCGGTTGCCGTATGGAGTATTAACAATCCATGAGCAAAAATCAACAGCGGCGCCCTGACTTTACACTGCTGCAGGCGGCAGCAGTGGCTGCAAGAGGCAGCGGTTGGAGAGAGGATAAGCAGGGAGGTGTAGGTGGCTGGTGGACGAAAGGAGTGGTGGAAGAGAACCGAACTAGCACAGGAGAAGTGGGGGTGAAGTGGCTGTACAGCGATGCTCCATAGAATTGTGGCGCTCACCTTGGTTACGCTTCATTCATGTCATCCTCTATCAGGACTATATGGCCTTGTTCATATAAAGAAACCGTCTTGGTGAAGGTGGTGTTGAGGCAGTCCATGTGTTCATATGTTTTCTGTTTTGATGTTGTGCATTCTGCCATTCTAGTATATATGTTGCATTTTTATTTCAACATGTGGTATTACAACCTTTTCCTCTTCCGGTTTGCACATTTGTTAAGAGCAGTCTAACTGAAAGATTGTCAATAAATTAACTTACACACATATAGCATAACCATGCCAGGGAATTTACGAGACTATGAGATCATGGTAATTCTATTGTGGTCTTGTTCATGTACTTACACATAAATAGTTGTTGCAGATGGCAGATGTGCCCCCGTGTCCTACAATTGGTCCCAAGAGCACAGAGTCTAATGTGTTGGAGATGATGATAGCTGAACTGGAAAATATAACAAATAAAGGCGAACATTGCAATTTCATGCTGAGAGATAGCTTTAACAATAATGTTCCGCATGCTCCTGACAGGGAAACAACATCAGATGTGGAAGAGGCATTAATCATCGGGAGGgctgaagaaaaaaggaaaatactGTCTATTTTGTCTGAGGACATCCCAGAACAGACTATCATCCTTCCAATCCCATTGTTAGAGCCTCCTCGGGACGTCTGGTTCTGGGCCGTTGGATTAGGTGTCCAAACAAGTTTGGGCCGTTGGATCGCGAGATGGATCGATCCTGGCTGTCGGATCGAACGAAACACTGCTACAATGAATAGTGTGGTGCCACCGCCTGTAAATCCCGTGCCCCACCAAGGGCATTCTCGTCTTTTCACCCGTTGACGTATAAAAGGCAGCAGCCCGTGTGTAACCCTAGCAGCCGCTCCTCCcgcatcctcttcctctccctctctCGATCTCCCCGCGCCTGCACCGCATCGCACACGCCCTAGGAAGGAAGAGGCGCCGCCGAACCCTAGCCCCGCCCTGCCCTCCCCGCAGCCACCGTCGTCGCCGTCCCCGCCTCGCGCGATGGtgaacccccctcccccctgcctGGGCTTTTCTTGTTGCCTCCCTCTTCCTCGCTCTGCTCGCCATGGTCCTCCGCAAACCTGGCGCCGCTAGAACCTCTTGCTCGCGCACTGCACACCTTTCCCAGCAGCCGTCGCTCTCCACGCGTCGCCTTCGTGTTCCTTCTGGGGCGCCGCCAGCACCCGCCTGTTCTTCGTCGCTGTTGGATTTCGCCGGCTGGGTGCTGGACTTGACTGGCTCCTTCGCTCCCGTACCTGCGACGGAAAGGTTCGTCGGCGTTCTTGCTCCGTCCTCTGGGAGTTTTTGTCTGCCCTTCCCGTGCCCCTAAGGATTTCCCCCCTTTTTTTTGCCAATTGGTGTGGCGCGACAGAGTAATCGGATTTGATGTACAGGATAGTTTTGGTGGTGGTTCCGGGCACTCTCTTCTTTCGACGGCATTGGATTCCGGGTGGGTTCTGTTCAACGGCGGAGGAGGACTAGACGAGGATCTCCGCGCCTGGGTCGCACGCGTTGCCGGCGACCACCCTGGCGACGAGGAGAGGGGAAGGAGGGGCAAGGGCATGCCCAAGTCCAACGGCACCCCACCATCGGCTGGCCGGATTGTCGTCTTTGGCCACTTTAGTCGGCAAAT
This genomic window contains:
- the LOC109746128 gene encoding cysteine-rich receptor-like protein kinase 44 encodes the protein MEYLFEKMSSSDKDAKPMQLHLLKTITEDFSEKMKVGGGGYGEVYKGVLNGDEIAVKKLFPVPGLNDEAFENEFRNLKKVQHENIIRMIGYCYEIAHKDVEYEGKLVFSAVIERALCFEYMKGGSLAKHISDKSCILDWPTTYKIIHGTCEGLHYLHKGQVQKIFHLDLKPDNVLLDENFVPKIGDFGLSKLFGTSYTHQISAMKGTVGFMPQEYIHNRKVSPKNDVFSLGVIIFHMMAGEKGYGDYWDARRRPNFSKLIQQDFIDSVQEYWKTKMQATKGYRWDEADLLGVTKCIDMAMRCVEDDRDKRPYMTEIISELKELDSKVGEMLNKDPKPTIHPLRNCVNGLGALKQNKSPNNLGKDIVVDPSLELCFPFEPNKDIRCCLQLINKVASSHIAFNINTDVEKYLAQPHKGIIAPYSKCYITLTLREEEVALPNMQCFDMLVVQTVRVSKHFTSDEITQDFLQNISAMDEVILPIHYVGLDQ